Proteins encoded in a region of the Sterolibacterium denitrificans genome:
- the ftsY gene encoding signal recognition particle-docking protein FtsY has product MFSFLKKKSENGDTRPDAQAEAGQAPQIDAAAVVTGATETRPGWKERLKNGLARTRSQLGGLFGRTRIDDELLEELETTLLMADVGVDGTQYLLDELKKRVRQDGLESPAQLQTALTDILEGLLKPLEAPLDLAAHKPFVIMLAGINGAGKTTSIGKLARHFQAQGKSVLLAAGDTFRAAAREQLAAWGERNNVAVISQESGDPAAVVFDAINAAKARGIDVVLADTAGRLPTQLHLMEEIAKIKRVIQKVDATAPHEVLLVLDANIGQNALAQLQAFDKALGVTGLIVTKLDGTAKGGVIAAIARQQPAGKPLALRYIGVGEGIEDLQPFVAREFASALFGTD; this is encoded by the coding sequence ATGTTTAGTTTCCTGAAGAAGAAATCCGAGAACGGCGATACGCGGCCCGATGCGCAGGCCGAGGCCGGGCAGGCACCGCAGATTGACGCTGCCGCAGTGGTGACAGGAGCAACAGAAACAAGGCCGGGATGGAAGGAGCGCCTGAAAAACGGTCTGGCGCGCACGCGCAGCCAGCTCGGCGGCCTGTTTGGCCGGACGAGGATCGACGACGAACTGCTGGAGGAGCTTGAAACCACGCTGCTGATGGCGGACGTCGGCGTCGATGGCACGCAGTATCTGCTCGACGAACTGAAAAAACGTGTCAGACAGGACGGGCTGGAATCGCCCGCGCAGTTGCAGACGGCGCTGACCGACATTCTCGAAGGGTTGCTGAAGCCGCTCGAGGCGCCGCTCGATCTGGCTGCCCACAAACCCTTCGTCATCATGCTGGCCGGCATCAATGGCGCCGGCAAGACCACTTCGATCGGCAAGCTGGCGCGGCATTTCCAGGCGCAGGGCAAGTCGGTGCTGCTCGCCGCCGGCGACACCTTCCGCGCCGCGGCGCGCGAGCAACTGGCCGCCTGGGGCGAGCGCAACAATGTGGCGGTGATCTCCCAGGAATCCGGCGATCCGGCCGCCGTGGTATTCGATGCCATCAACGCCGCCAAGGCACGCGGCATCGACGTGGTGCTGGCCGATACCGCCGGCCGCCTGCCGACGCAACTGCACCTGATGGAAGAGATCGCCAAGATCAAGCGGGTGATCCAGAAGGTCGACGCCACCGCGCCGCACGAGGTGCTGCTGGTGCTCGACGCCAACATCGGCCAGAACGCGCTGGCCCAGCTCCAGGCTTTCGACAAGGCGCTCGGCGTGACCGGCCTGATCGTCACCAAGCTCGACGGCACGGCCAAGGGCGGCGTGATCGCCGCCATCGCCCGCCAGCAGCCGGCCGGCAAGCCGCTGGCGCTGCGCTACATCGGCGTGGGCGAGGGCATCGAGGATCTGCAGCCCTTCGTCGCCCGCGAATTTGCCAGCGCCTTGTTCGGGACGGACTAG
- a CDS encoding M16 family metallopeptidase encodes MIPTHLHRYALPLLMTTLLGTALAPAALANPFEKTLDNGMRVIVKEDRRAPTVVHMVWYRTGAMDEQDGSSGLAHMLEHMMFKGTQKVGPGEFSKRVAAVGGRDNAFTSRDYTAYFQQVPKRALPEMMALEADRMANLKLDPKEFAPELKVVMEERRMRTEDNPQALVYERLNATAFQVHPYRRPVIGWMDDLSHMTWQDAENWYKRWYTPGNATLVVVGDVDHRALFKLAEQHYGRLKSRALPERRTLAEPQQLGIKRINVKAPAKLPYLMMAWKTPKLVDVNRDRDPYALEMLAAVLDGHEASRLSKNLVRGSRVAQSAGAGYDATLRGESMFMLDGQPAEGRSVAELEAALRAEIRAIQEQGVTEEELARVKNQAIAGQIYKRDSMMGQAMEIGMLEVIGMRWQDIDRMIERLRTVSTAEVQTVARKYFVDDTLTVATLDPQPISEEAAARAERTAASAHLH; translated from the coding sequence ATGATACCAACCCACTTGCACCGTTACGCCTTGCCGCTGCTGATGACGACACTGCTGGGCACCGCGCTGGCGCCGGCGGCCCTGGCCAATCCCTTCGAGAAGACGCTGGACAACGGCATGCGCGTGATCGTCAAGGAAGATCGTCGCGCGCCCACCGTCGTGCACATGGTCTGGTATCGCACCGGCGCCATGGATGAGCAGGATGGTTCTTCCGGCCTGGCCCACATGCTCGAACACATGATGTTCAAGGGCACGCAAAAAGTCGGCCCCGGCGAATTCTCCAAGCGGGTGGCGGCGGTCGGCGGCCGCGACAATGCCTTCACCAGCCGCGATTACACGGCCTATTTCCAGCAGGTGCCCAAGCGCGCGCTGCCCGAGATGATGGCGCTGGAAGCCGATCGCATGGCCAACCTGAAGCTCGATCCCAAGGAGTTCGCGCCCGAACTCAAGGTGGTGATGGAGGAACGGCGCATGCGCACCGAAGACAATCCGCAGGCGCTGGTCTACGAACGCCTGAATGCCACGGCCTTCCAGGTGCATCCCTATCGCCGCCCGGTGATCGGCTGGATGGACGATCTCAGCCACATGACCTGGCAGGATGCCGAAAACTGGTACAAGCGCTGGTACACGCCGGGCAACGCAACCCTGGTGGTGGTCGGCGACGTCGATCACCGGGCGCTGTTCAAACTGGCCGAGCAGCATTACGGCCGCCTCAAGTCGCGCGCCCTGCCCGAGCGGCGGACGCTGGCCGAGCCGCAGCAACTGGGCATCAAGCGCATCAACGTCAAGGCGCCGGCCAAACTGCCTTATCTCATGATGGCCTGGAAGACGCCCAAGCTCGTCGATGTGAACCGGGATCGCGATCCCTACGCGCTGGAAATGCTGGCCGCCGTGCTCGACGGCCATGAAGCCTCGCGCCTGTCAAAAAACCTGGTGCGCGGCAGCCGGGTCGCCCAGTCCGCCGGCGCCGGCTACGACGCCACCCTGCGCGGCGAGTCCATGTTCATGCTAGACGGCCAGCCGGCCGAAGGACGCAGTGTCGCCGAACTCGAAGCCGCGCTGCGCGCCGAAATCCGCGCGATCCAGGAACAGGGCGTCACCGAGGAAGAACTGGCGCGCGTCAAGAACCAGGCCATCGCCGGACAGATCTACAAGCGCGATTCGATGATGGGCCAGGCCATGGAAATCGGCATGCTGGAAGTCATCGGCATGCGCTGGCAGGACATCGACCGCATGATCGAACGACTGCGCACGGTTTCCACCGCCGAAGTGCAGACCGTGGCACGCAAGTATTTCGTCGACGACACGCTGACCGTCGCCACGCTGGACCCCCAGCCGATCAGCGAGGAAGCGGCCGCCAGGGCGGAACGCACTGCGGCATCCGCACACCTGCATTGA
- a CDS encoding M16 family metallopeptidase, whose product MKKIFLEFLSAFAILLVMPVSAHAGIQIEHWAAPSGARVYFVASPALPILDVRIDFGAGSAFDPPGKAGLAALTSGLLDSGATLDGREYDEERIAEKLADLAASLGGSADIDRAGLSLRTLATLPERTAALALMRAMLTAPSFPAAALEREKTRAAAAIEEAETRPAAIAARRFQQALYPDHPYGAVPTVASIASITREDVVGYWRAHFGAPHAVISIIGAVTRAEAETIAAQLSDALPAATAAAELPAVALPAAATVKVPHPAMQSHIHIGLPAIKRGDADFFPLQVGNYILGGGGFVSRLMQEVREKRGYAYSVYSYFEPRKLEGPFGIGLQTKREQAGEAIKLVNATLDAFLKDGPTEKEMQAAKQNLIDGLALKLDSNAKILGHLATIGFYDLPLDYLDDYPRRIAAVTAAQVRAAFARHVQPEHLVTVIVAAD is encoded by the coding sequence ATGAAAAAAATCTTTCTCGAATTTCTGTCGGCATTTGCCATCCTGCTGGTGATGCCGGTTTCCGCGCATGCCGGCATACAGATCGAACACTGGGCCGCGCCTTCCGGCGCGCGGGTGTATTTCGTCGCCAGCCCCGCGCTGCCGATCCTCGACGTGCGCATCGACTTTGGCGCCGGCAGCGCCTTCGATCCGCCCGGCAAGGCGGGACTGGCCGCGCTGACCAGCGGCCTGCTCGACAGCGGCGCAACGCTGGACGGACGGGAATACGACGAAGAACGAATCGCCGAGAAACTCGCCGATCTTGCCGCCAGCCTCGGCGGCAGCGCGGACATCGACCGTGCCGGCCTCAGCCTGCGCACCCTGGCAACCCTGCCGGAACGCACGGCGGCGCTGGCCCTGATGCGTGCCATGCTGACGGCGCCGAGCTTCCCGGCGGCCGCGCTGGAGCGCGAAAAAACCCGGGCCGCCGCCGCCATCGAGGAAGCCGAAACACGGCCGGCGGCGATTGCCGCCCGACGCTTCCAGCAGGCGCTCTATCCGGATCATCCCTATGGCGCCGTGCCTACCGTCGCCAGCATCGCGTCCATCACGCGCGAGGATGTCGTCGGTTACTGGCGCGCCCATTTCGGCGCGCCGCATGCCGTGATTTCCATCATCGGCGCCGTGACGCGCGCCGAGGCCGAAACCATCGCCGCGCAGTTGAGCGACGCCCTGCCCGCCGCGACGGCGGCCGCCGAACTGCCGGCCGTCGCCCTGCCGGCCGCGGCCACCGTGAAGGTGCCGCATCCGGCCATGCAAAGCCACATCCACATCGGCCTGCCGGCGATCAAGCGCGGGGATGCCGATTTCTTCCCGCTGCAAGTCGGTAATTACATCCTCGGTGGCGGCGGCTTCGTCTCGCGGCTGATGCAGGAAGTGCGCGAGAAGCGCGGCTACGCCTACAGCGTGTATAGCTATTTCGAACCGCGCAAGCTCGAAGGTCCGTTCGGCATCGGCCTGCAGACCAAGCGCGAGCAGGCTGGCGAAGCCATCAAACTGGTCAACGCCACGCTCGACGCCTTCCTCAAGGACGGCCCGACGGAAAAGGAAATGCAGGCCGCCAAGCAGAATCTCATCGACGGCCTGGCGCTGAAACTCGACAGCAATGCCAAGATCCTCGGCCATCTGGCGACGATCGGCTTCTATGACCTGCCGCTGGATTACCTCGACGATTACCCGCGCAGGATCGCCGCCGTGACCGCCGCCCAGGTGCGCGCGGCCTTCGCCCGCCACGTGCAACCGGAACATCTGGTGACGGTGATCGTGGCGGCGGATTGA
- the rsmD gene encoding 16S rRNA (guanine(966)-N(2))-methyltransferase RsmD, protein MARIRITGGEWRSRLVKVSDQAQAQALRPTPDRVRITLFNWLGHDLAGLRCLDLFAGSGILGFEAASRGAAQVTFVEQAPVCFRMLQQNAAALAPGQAAGRLELIRADALKFLSSVSQPYDLLFLDPPYRQGWLEQVAPLLARAAKPDARLYVEAEHAVDALGPWRSVKRAQAGQVFYQLLEQPCPTESPSIPAPSIP, encoded by the coding sequence ATGGCGCGAATCCGCATCACGGGGGGCGAGTGGCGCAGCCGTCTGGTCAAGGTCAGCGACCAGGCGCAGGCCCAGGCATTGCGGCCCACGCCGGACCGCGTGCGCATCACCCTGTTCAACTGGCTGGGCCATGATCTTGCCGGCCTGCGCTGCCTCGATCTGTTTGCCGGCAGCGGCATCCTCGGTTTCGAGGCGGCCTCGCGCGGCGCCGCCCAGGTCACTTTCGTCGAGCAGGCGCCCGTCTGCTTTCGCATGCTGCAGCAGAATGCCGCCGCGCTGGCGCCCGGCCAGGCCGCCGGCCGGCTGGAGCTGATCCGCGCAGATGCGCTAAAATTCCTCTCCTCCGTGAGCCAACCGTACGATCTGCTGTTTCTCGATCCGCCCTATCGTCAGGGCTGGCTCGAGCAAGTCGCTCCCCTGCTGGCGCGGGCAGCAAAACCCGATGCGCGGCTGTACGTCGAAGCCGAGCATGCAGTGGATGCCCTGGGGCCGTGGCGCAGCGTCAAGCGCGCGCAGGCCGGACAGGTGTTTTATCAATTACTGGAGCAGCCATGCCCAACCGAATCGCCGTCTATCCCGGCACCTTCGATCCCCTGA
- the coaD gene encoding pantetheine-phosphate adenylyltransferase: MPNRIAVYPGTFDPLTKGHEDLVRRAARLFDRVIVGVAQSRAKRPFFTLDERVDMAREVLAEHDNVEVYGFDCLLMEFLQQHDAHIILRGLRAVSDFEYEFQMAGMNRILYPDVETVFLTPAEKYMFISATMVREIALLGGEVAKFVPPLIVDRIAQKLLLTQQDPKKD, encoded by the coding sequence ATGCCCAACCGAATCGCCGTCTATCCCGGCACCTTCGATCCCCTGACCAAGGGGCACGAGGATCTCGTGCGCCGCGCTGCCCGCCTGTTCGACCGGGTCATCGTCGGCGTGGCCCAAAGCCGGGCCAAGCGGCCGTTCTTCACGCTCGACGAGCGCGTCGACATGGCGCGCGAGGTACTGGCCGAACACGACAACGTCGAGGTCTATGGCTTCGACTGCCTGCTGATGGAATTCCTTCAGCAACACGATGCGCACATCATCCTGCGCGGCCTGCGCGCCGTCTCCGACTTCGAGTATGAATTCCAGATGGCGGGGATGAACCGCATCCTCTATCCGGATGTCGAAACGGTATTCCTCACCCCTGCCGAGAAATACATGTTCATCTCCGCCACCATGGTGCGCGAGATCGCCCTGCTCGGCGGCGAGGTCGCGAAATTCGTGCCGCCCCTGATCGTCGACCGAATCGCGCAAAAACTCTTATTGACCCAGCAAGACCCGAAGAAAGACTGA
- a CDS encoding YfhL family 4Fe-4S dicluster ferredoxin has product MSLMITDECINCDVCEPECPNNAISQGEEIYEIDPNKCTECVGHFDTPQCREVCPVDCIPNDPKHVENQEQLMDKFLKLTADK; this is encoded by the coding sequence ATGTCCCTGATGATCACCGACGAATGCATCAATTGCGATGTGTGCGAACCGGAATGCCCGAACAACGCGATTTCGCAAGGCGAGGAAATCTACGAAATCGACCCGAACAAATGCACCGAATGCGTCGGCCACTTCGATACCCCGCAATGCCGCGAAGTCTGTCCGGTCGACTGCATTCCCAACGACCCCAAGCACGTCGAAAACCAGGAACAGCTGATGGATAAATTCCTCAAGCTGACGGCCGACAAGTGA
- the mutM gene encoding bifunctional DNA-formamidopyrimidine glycosylase/DNA-(apurinic or apyrimidinic site) lyase gives MPELPEVEVTRRGIAAPLIGRRVCAVVARVPRLRYPLPAGLAAHLVGRRLLDIRRRGKYLLLDFGTGHLLLHLGMSGSLRVLPQVAGADVAPAQKHDHFDLLFDGFTLRLRDPRRFGAVLWLPADEAGTVDSHPLLAGLGIEPLSAEFTPAWLYAATRGCRTAIKPLLMDSHRVVGIGNIYASESLFRAGIDPRTPAAGIGPRRYARLVPEIRATLEAAIAAGGSSLRDFIHSDGGSGYFQQQYFVYGRSGEPCRVCGRPIHTLRQAQRATFYCGHCQRR, from the coding sequence ATGCCTGAATTGCCCGAAGTCGAAGTCACCCGCAGAGGCATTGCCGCGCCGCTGATCGGCCGCCGCGTCTGCGCCGTCGTCGCGCGCGTTCCGCGCCTGCGCTATCCGCTGCCGGCCGGCTTGGCGGCGCATCTCGTCGGCCGCAGGCTGCTCGACATACGGCGCCGCGGCAAATATCTGCTGCTGGATTTCGGCACGGGCCATCTGCTGCTGCATCTGGGCATGTCGGGCAGCCTGCGGGTGCTGCCGCAGGTGGCAGGGGCAGACGTAGCACCTGCGCAGAAGCACGATCATTTCGATCTGCTGTTCGACGGATTCACCTTGCGTCTGCGCGATCCGCGCCGCTTTGGCGCCGTGCTGTGGCTGCCGGCGGACGAGGCGGGCACGGTCGATAGCCATCCATTGCTGGCCGGGCTGGGTATCGAGCCGTTATCGGCGGAATTCACCCCGGCGTGGCTGTATGCCGCGACGCGCGGTTGCCGCACGGCGATCAAGCCGCTGCTGATGGACAGTCATCGGGTGGTCGGCATCGGCAACATCTATGCGTCGGAAAGCCTGTTTCGCGCCGGCATCGATCCGCGCACGCCGGCCGCAGGCATCGGTCCCCGGCGCTACGCCCGGCTGGTGCCGGAGATCCGCGCCACGCTGGAGGCCGCCATTGCGGCGGGCGGCAGCAGCCTGCGCGACTTCATCCACTCGGATGGCGGTTCAGGCTATTTCCAGCAACAGTATTTCGTCTATGGCCGGAGCGGCGAACCCTGCCGCGTCTGCGGCCGGCCGATCCACACGCTGCGGCAGGCGCAGCGCGCGACCTTCTATTGTGGACATTGCCAGCGGCGCTGA
- a CDS encoding DUF748 domain-containing protein — MAFRLPRLKTVLWSVVVLVVVWLLFAWQALPHILQSQAVRFVAEKTGHRLSLDLPEFNPFELRLRLANLRLDDPQGQPLLAFRGLEVDLSAASITRRALVFDGIRLDGPEATVALQADGKLNWSPFLDALKNPEETPDGDLPRIDVKRFVLAAGRLDFSDAQSGFSTRAEPLDFELGELSTLPDDQAPGHYKVEARTALGARVLWQGALTLQPDARIDAQGRLAIEELDLSRLAPYLQDLLPTPPAGVLAVATDYRAAYAAGQVDLQLEHLAAQLSGLRLKPMARGPEIVAQHIAAQNGRFDLASRRVTLDALTLDGGEVHLPAAAPLRIDNLTLSEAQVDLAGRRASLARVALQGGQVKLQRDARGRLDLLAAIAALQTAGSGGAAGKSSASSASSAPAAAPPEAGTATGEVAAPWQFDIAEVALAGVEAQFRDLGVKPVADLALQDISVNVSGVSSDLDRALPLNARLRVREGGQLEASGEVVPATAAAVLKFKLGGLALQPAQPWLNDVVKLRLASGRLDVDGEVSNAAGARGPSFKGGFALHDLRLMESEGGARFLAWKQLSTRDLKVSGERLDIGTLLLDGLDTKLIIAKDKRINVSQILKSSPPASAPEAGSGAAPPPAAAGKPFPVNLTRLRIRNGALDFADHSLALPFGTRIHRLQGSINGLTTRAGAPGRIELDGQVDEYGLARAVGQIDLAQPTENTDIKVIFRNVEMSSLTPYSATFAGRRIESGKLSLDLEYKIKQRQLLGDNQVVMDKLTLGERVDSPTAKSLPLDLAIAILQDGDGRIDLGLPVSGSLDDPQFSYGGIIWKAILNVFTKIATAPFRMLGSLLGGDGEKFESIAFEPGAQSLTPPEREKLAQLADALGKRPTLTLTLHGTYAETDRVALQDRQLRRAIMRLAGQQAAKDAGDSGSDPDPGPLTTGNPKIQDALEKLYAERFGSGELAALKEGFRKANPGALEESAGSRMLSRLGGLMREQRVLGEDEISRLKGGDFYDILFEQLRAREAVADERLLALARTRGEKALAALLAAGAPADRATLGAAEKIEAEGREIPLKLALAAQAAAATVPPVPAPAP; from the coding sequence ATGGCGTTCCGTCTACCCAGGCTGAAGACCGTATTGTGGTCTGTCGTTGTGCTGGTCGTTGTCTGGCTGCTGTTTGCCTGGCAGGCCTTGCCGCACATACTGCAGAGCCAGGCGGTGCGTTTCGTTGCCGAAAAAACCGGGCACCGGCTGAGTCTGGATTTGCCCGAGTTCAATCCCTTCGAGCTGCGCCTGCGTCTGGCCAATCTGCGGCTCGACGATCCGCAGGGGCAGCCGCTGCTGGCTTTCCGCGGCCTGGAAGTCGATCTGTCCGCCGCCAGCATCACGCGGCGGGCGCTGGTTTTCGACGGCATCCGGCTGGATGGGCCGGAAGCGACCGTGGCGCTGCAGGCGGACGGCAAGCTCAACTGGTCGCCTTTTCTCGATGCCCTGAAAAACCCGGAAGAAACGCCCGACGGCGACTTGCCGCGCATCGATGTCAAGCGTTTCGTGCTGGCGGCCGGCCGCCTCGATTTCAGCGACGCGCAAAGCGGTTTTTCCACCCGCGCCGAGCCGCTGGATTTCGAGCTCGGCGAACTGTCCACCCTGCCCGACGACCAGGCGCCAGGCCATTACAAGGTGGAAGCGCGCACGGCGCTGGGCGCCCGCGTGCTCTGGCAGGGCGCGCTCACGCTGCAGCCGGATGCGCGCATCGATGCCCAGGGCAGGCTGGCGATCGAGGAACTCGATCTGTCCCGTCTGGCGCCCTATCTGCAGGATCTGCTGCCCACGCCGCCAGCGGGCGTGCTCGCCGTTGCCACCGATTACCGCGCCGCTTATGCGGCCGGCCAGGTCGATCTGCAACTCGAACACCTCGCCGCGCAATTGTCCGGTCTGCGCCTCAAGCCCATGGCGCGGGGGCCGGAGATCGTTGCGCAGCACATCGCCGCGCAGAACGGCCGTTTCGATCTGGCCAGCCGCCGGGTGACCCTGGATGCGTTGACTCTCGATGGGGGCGAAGTGCATCTGCCGGCCGCCGCGCCGCTGCGCATCGACAACCTGACGTTGAGCGAGGCGCAGGTCGATCTGGCCGGCCGCCGCGCCAGCCTTGCCCGCGTGGCCTTGCAGGGCGGGCAGGTCAAGCTGCAGCGCGATGCGCGCGGGCGGCTGGATCTGCTGGCGGCCATCGCCGCATTGCAGACGGCGGGCAGCGGTGGAGCAGCGGGTAAATCATCCGCATCGTCCGCATCATCCGCTCCGGCTGCCGCGCCGCCTGAAGCCGGGACGGCGACCGGGGAAGTTGCCGCGCCCTGGCAGTTCGACATCGCCGAGGTGGCGCTGGCCGGCGTCGAGGCGCAGTTCCGCGATCTCGGCGTCAAGCCGGTGGCCGATCTGGCGCTGCAGGACATCAGCGTGAATGTCAGCGGCGTTTCTTCCGACCTCGATCGGGCGCTGCCGTTGAATGCCCGCCTGCGCGTGCGCGAAGGCGGGCAACTGGAAGCCAGCGGCGAAGTGGTGCCGGCGACGGCCGCGGCCGTGCTGAAGTTCAAGCTCGGCGGCCTTGCGCTGCAACCGGCGCAACCCTGGCTGAACGATGTCGTCAAGCTGCGGCTGGCCAGCGGCAGGCTGGATGTGGATGGCGAAGTGAGCAACGCGGCCGGCGCGCGCGGCCCGAGCTTCAAGGGCGGTTTCGCGCTGCACGATCTGCGCCTGATGGAAAGCGAGGGTGGCGCGCGCTTCCTCGCCTGGAAGCAGTTGAGCACGCGCGATCTGAAAGTCAGCGGCGAACGCCTCGACATCGGCACGCTGCTGCTCGACGGTCTGGACACCAAGCTGATCATCGCGAAAGACAAGCGTATCAACGTCAGCCAGATCCTCAAGTCATCGCCGCCAGCGTCGGCGCCCGAGGCCGGGAGCGGGGCGGCACCGCCGCCGGCCGCCGCCGGCAAGCCTTTCCCGGTGAACCTGACGCGCCTGCGCATCCGCAACGGCGCGCTCGACTTTGCCGATCATTCGCTGGCATTGCCGTTTGGCACGCGCATTCATCGTCTGCAGGGCAGCATCAACGGATTGACGACGCGTGCCGGCGCGCCCGGCCGCATCGAGCTCGACGGCCAGGTCGACGAATACGGCCTGGCGCGCGCCGTCGGCCAGATCGACCTGGCGCAGCCGACCGAGAATACCGACATCAAGGTGATCTTCCGCAACGTCGAGATGAGCAGCCTGACGCCCTATTCGGCCACTTTTGCCGGGCGCAGGATCGAATCCGGCAAGCTTTCGCTCGATCTCGAATACAAGATCAAGCAGCGCCAGTTGCTGGGCGACAACCAGGTGGTCATGGACAAGCTGACGCTGGGTGAACGCGTCGACAGCCCGACGGCGAAGAGCCTGCCGCTGGATCTGGCCATCGCCATCCTGCAGGACGGCGACGGCCGCATCGACCTCGGCCTGCCGGTGTCCGGCAGCCTCGATGATCCGCAGTTCAGCTATGGCGGCATCATCTGGAAGGCGATCCTGAATGTCTTCACCAAGATTGCCACGGCGCCCTTCCGCATGCTGGGTTCGCTGCTCGGCGGCGACGGCGAGAAATTCGAGAGCATCGCCTTCGAGCCGGGTGCGCAGAGCCTGACGCCGCCCGAACGCGAGAAGCTGGCGCAGCTTGCCGACGCGCTCGGCAAGCGCCCGACGCTGACTCTGACCCTGCATGGCACATATGCCGAAACCGATCGCGTGGCCCTGCAGGATCGTCAGTTGCGCCGAGCCATCATGCGCCTGGCCGGCCAGCAGGCGGCGAAGGACGCGGGCGATTCGGGTTCTGATCCCGACCCCGGCCCGTTGACCACCGGCAATCCAAAAATCCAGGATGCGCTGGAGAAACTTTATGCCGAACGCTTCGGCAGCGGCGAACTGGCCGCGCTCAAGGAAGGCTTCCGCAAGGCCAATCCCGGCGCGCTGGAAGAAAGCGCAGGCAGCCGGATGCTTTCCCGGCTGGGTGGCCTGATGCGCGAGCAACGCGTGCTCGGCGAGGATGAAATCAGCCGGCTCAAGGGCGGCGATTTCTACGACATTCTGTTCGAGCAGTTGCGCGCGCGCGAAGCGGTTGCCGACGAGCGTCTGCTGGCCCTGGCCCGGACGCGCGGTGAAAAGGCGCTGGCCGCGCTGCTGGCTGCCGGCGCGCCGGCAGATCGCGCGACGCTGGGCGCGGCGGAAAAAATCGAGGCGGAAGGCCGGGAGATACCCTTGAAACTGGCGTTGGCTGCGCAGGCAGCCGCAGCCACAGTACCGCCGGTACCCGCGCCGGCGCCATGA